One Tepidanaerobacter syntrophicus DNA segment encodes these proteins:
- a CDS encoding IS1182 family transposase, with protein MLRLKPKQLSFHSLLYDKIPENHILKRIDSVVDFSFINELLKGSYCKEFGRPAKEPEMMCKLLFLQHLYNLSDERVIEEASLNLAYLYFLGLNPEDALPDKSLLSKFRTHRLEESTLDEIITEIVRQCVEKGIIEGGSVSIDTTHIQANTIKKTPERLMKHLGKKIIKTYTEETGKTLEDIPEAPAYKEIEDHKEAKAEMKEYLETVIDKVNENISANEQKTKEAINKAKEILDDPKFINQKGVRSLIDEDARVGYKSKNHNYFGYKTEFAMTTDERIITCVRTANGAYTDGNHTKEMLEQTKKAGIRIDEVYADKAYFRKPILDDIKEINAKAYIPVSESVYRIDESEFTYNKDSDQWQCSQGNITEKRRHFKSKKDKKETYKYYFEINQCKACPIHDKCCKRSSRKILNVGLNTPEFYEISQYQKTEEFKEKYKKRASIEGKNAELKRFHGLYRARGYGLLSVSIQSKLAAIAVNIKRIAAIVSSFFILFFKKPIFSRANLGF; from the coding sequence ATGCTTCGACTTAAGCCAAAGCAACTGAGTTTTCATTCATTGCTGTACGACAAAATTCCGGAAAATCACATACTAAAAAGGATAGATTCAGTGGTTGATTTTTCTTTTATCAACGAACTGCTAAAAGGCAGCTATTGCAAAGAGTTTGGCCGTCCTGCAAAAGAACCGGAAATGATGTGCAAGCTGCTTTTCTTGCAGCATCTATATAACCTTTCGGATGAAAGAGTAATAGAGGAAGCAAGCTTAAACCTTGCCTACCTGTATTTTTTAGGCCTCAATCCTGAAGATGCCCTTCCGGATAAAAGCCTGCTTTCAAAATTCAGGACCCATCGCTTGGAGGAATCAACCTTAGACGAAATCATAACAGAAATCGTAAGACAATGTGTAGAAAAGGGAATCATAGAAGGAGGCAGCGTAAGCATAGATACTACCCATATACAAGCAAATACCATTAAAAAAACCCCTGAACGGTTAATGAAACATTTAGGAAAAAAGATCATTAAAACATATACAGAGGAAACGGGAAAAACCTTAGAAGATATACCCGAAGCGCCGGCCTACAAGGAAATTGAAGATCATAAAGAGGCTAAGGCCGAAATGAAAGAATACTTAGAGACTGTAATAGATAAAGTAAACGAAAATATATCCGCAAATGAACAAAAGACCAAGGAAGCAATAAACAAAGCTAAGGAAATATTAGACGACCCTAAGTTTATAAATCAAAAAGGAGTGCGTTCGCTAATAGACGAAGACGCAAGAGTCGGCTATAAAAGTAAAAACCATAATTATTTCGGCTATAAAACCGAGTTTGCCATGACAACGGATGAACGCATCATCACTTGCGTAAGAACAGCGAACGGAGCATATACCGACGGAAACCACACAAAAGAAATGCTTGAACAAACAAAAAAAGCCGGCATAAGGATTGATGAAGTTTATGCAGATAAAGCGTATTTTAGAAAACCCATACTGGATGATATAAAAGAAATAAATGCAAAAGCCTATATACCTGTAAGCGAATCAGTCTATAGAATCGATGAAAGTGAATTTACATATAACAAAGACTCCGACCAGTGGCAGTGCAGCCAAGGCAACATAACAGAAAAAAGGAGGCATTTTAAATCTAAAAAAGACAAAAAAGAAACCTACAAATACTATTTTGAAATAAATCAGTGCAAGGCATGCCCCATACACGATAAATGCTGCAAAAGAAGTTCGCGTAAAATTCTCAATGTAGGTTTAAATACACCGGAGTTTTATGAAATATCGCAGTACCAAAAAACCGAGGAGTTTAAGGAAAAATACAAAAAGAGAGCTTCTATCGAAGGCAAAAATGCCGAACTTAAACGATTTCACGGGCTGTATCGAGCAAGGGGATACGGTCTGTTAAGCGTGTCCATACAATCGAAACTAGCCGCAATAGCGGTAAATATAAAGAGGATAGCAGCAATAGTATCCTCTTTTTTTATTTTGTTTTTTAAAAAACCTATATTTTCCAGAGCAAATCTTGGTTTTTGA
- the purD gene encoding phosphoribosylamine--glycine ligase: MKVLVVGGGGREHAIVWKLAKSPQIDEIYAAPGNPGIGRLATCVNIAAEDIPGLAEFAKKNNIDLTVVGPEAPLVAGIVDEFKNRGLTVFGPDKAAAQIEGSKIFSKNLMKKYNIPTADYKVFKDPNDAISYIDTAPMPIVVKADGLAAGKGVIIAPDRSTAKEAVKTMMIDKAFGKSGSCIVLEEYLEGPEVTVLAFCDGKRAVPMVSSRDHKRVFDNNKGPNTGGMGAVSPAPAYTPEIAKIVERDIIQRTIDAMASEGAPFQGVLYTGLMITKNGPKVLEYNCRFGDPEAQVVIPRLKTDLVEVMQAVIDGDLTNAKIEWKSEVAVCVVIASGGYPGHYETGKVISGLDDAEKNGSIVFHAGTAEKDRKIITAGGRVLGVTALGKDVDEARKLAYESVSKIRFEGMHYRKDIGL; this comes from the coding sequence GAAAGTCCTAGTGGTGGGAGGAGGAGGCAGAGAACACGCGATTGTGTGGAAACTTGCCAAAAGCCCCCAAATTGACGAAATATATGCTGCGCCCGGAAACCCCGGTATCGGCCGATTGGCAACATGTGTAAATATAGCTGCAGAAGACATACCAGGACTTGCTGAGTTTGCAAAGAAAAATAACATAGATCTTACCGTTGTAGGGCCGGAAGCGCCGCTTGTAGCAGGGATTGTAGATGAATTCAAAAACAGAGGATTGACTGTTTTTGGTCCCGACAAAGCTGCAGCTCAAATAGAAGGAAGCAAAATATTTTCTAAAAACTTGATGAAAAAGTATAATATACCAACAGCAGATTACAAGGTTTTCAAGGATCCAAATGATGCCATATCCTATATTGACACTGCTCCGATGCCGATTGTAGTAAAGGCTGATGGTTTAGCTGCAGGCAAAGGAGTCATAATCGCTCCTGACAGAAGCACTGCCAAAGAAGCGGTAAAAACCATGATGATAGATAAAGCCTTTGGCAAATCCGGCTCCTGCATAGTTCTTGAAGAATATTTAGAGGGGCCCGAAGTAACAGTGTTGGCTTTTTGCGACGGAAAAAGAGCGGTGCCTATGGTAAGCAGTAGAGACCACAAAAGAGTCTTTGACAATAATAAAGGGCCAAATACAGGCGGCATGGGGGCAGTTTCCCCTGCCCCTGCATATACTCCCGAAATAGCAAAAATAGTAGAACGCGATATAATACAGCGGACAATTGATGCAATGGCTAGCGAAGGAGCTCCTTTTCAAGGAGTTCTATATACCGGTCTCATGATTACAAAAAACGGCCCTAAAGTTCTTGAATATAACTGCCGCTTCGGCGATCCGGAAGCTCAAGTTGTAATTCCAAGACTTAAAACTGATTTGGTGGAAGTTATGCAGGCTGTAATAGATGGCGATCTAACGAATGCGAAAATAGAATGGAAAAGCGAAGTTGCAGTATGCGTAGTAATTGCCTCCGGCGGATATCCGGGCCATTATGAAACAGGTAAAGTTATAAGTGGTTTAGACGATGCCGAAAAGAACGGAAGCATAGTTTTTCATGCCGGAACAGCAGAAAAAGACAGGAAAATTATTACTGCAGGAGGCAGGGTTCTTGGAGTTACCGCTTTAGGGAAAGATGTTGATGAAGCAAGAAAATTAGCTTATGAATCTGTATCAAAAATACGTTTTGAGGGCATGCATTACCGAAAAGATATCGGCTTGTAA